In Actinoplanes derwentensis, the following proteins share a genomic window:
- a CDS encoding helix-turn-helix transcriptional regulator — MTAIGPGPSSEVPDTARHRALAAASRVRMLDLVRRTEGGVTAAEVVEATGLHPSTVRAHLDQLAKSGLLARQRRSDGSPGRPAWRYLAVERPEEHDDGAGRPYREMAAALIGHLARDADDPQAAGVRAGRDWGRSLVAPLRETAVRTTPMDGLVQVLDGLGFTPQVVDRPGPGAAVVHLRSCPFLELALAHPDVVCGVHLGVIGGALGALGASAADTDLEPFAAPGVCVVRVRTHSAPMPAAAAEPANGERACP, encoded by the coding sequence ATGACCGCGATAGGGCCCGGACCATCCAGTGAGGTACCAGACACCGCCCGGCATCGAGCACTGGCAGCAGCGAGCCGGGTCCGGATGCTGGACCTGGTGCGCCGCACCGAGGGCGGGGTGACCGCGGCAGAGGTGGTCGAGGCGACCGGGCTGCATCCGAGCACGGTGCGGGCACATCTGGACCAGCTGGCGAAGTCGGGCCTGCTGGCCAGACAGCGCCGCAGTGACGGCTCGCCGGGCCGGCCGGCCTGGCGCTACCTGGCCGTCGAGCGTCCCGAGGAGCACGACGACGGTGCCGGCCGGCCGTATCGAGAGATGGCCGCCGCACTGATCGGGCACCTCGCCCGGGACGCGGACGACCCGCAGGCCGCTGGCGTGCGTGCGGGTCGGGACTGGGGCCGATCGCTGGTTGCGCCGCTGCGCGAGACCGCCGTCCGGACCACACCGATGGATGGTCTGGTGCAGGTTCTGGATGGGCTCGGTTTCACCCCGCAGGTCGTCGACCGGCCCGGACCGGGCGCCGCGGTCGTGCACCTGCGGTCCTGCCCCTTCCTGGAACTCGCTCTCGCGCACCCCGATGTGGTGTGCGGTGTGCATCTGGGAGTGATCGGCGGCGCGCTGGGCGCGTTGGGCGCCTCGGCCGCCGATACCGACCTGGAACCGTTCGCCGCGCCGGGCGTCTGCGTGGTCCGGGTCCGGACCCACTCGGCCCCGATGCCCGCGGCGGCCGCCGAACCCGCGAACGGCGAGCGGGCGTGCCCGTGA
- a CDS encoding molybdopterin-binding protein — protein MPWEQAYATARDTPQPLPSEHLAISTATGRVLAAPILARSAAPAFDAAAMDGYAIAGPGPWTVTGRVLAGHPGEIHPLPTGAAVEIGTGAPVPANADAVLPYEHSHCDGPTVTGTIGRQRHIRRTGDDTRPGDLIVPAGRIVTATIAAAAVQAGTEDVLTHQPPTVTLLVTGDEIIAAGTPGPGQVRDSFTGLVHAITHRAGGLLSASSLLRDDPALLHTALDDADTDVVVVSGSSSAGAADHLHTVLNTEKATWHVRSVACRPGHPQALACLPDGRFVISLPGNPHAGLVAALTLLEPLLRTLSGRPVGPLPTTEVTGTATPVPGGVRIVPVRIDGATARIIAGTGSAGLRAAAAADALAVLPPRWTSGDRAATLTPA, from the coding sequence ATGCCGTGGGAACAGGCCTACGCCACCGCCCGCGACACGCCGCAGCCGCTGCCCTCCGAACACCTCGCGATCAGCACGGCGACCGGGCGCGTCCTGGCCGCCCCGATACTCGCCCGGTCGGCCGCGCCGGCCTTCGACGCCGCGGCCATGGACGGCTACGCCATCGCCGGGCCGGGACCGTGGACCGTCACCGGCCGGGTCCTGGCCGGCCATCCGGGCGAAATCCACCCGTTACCGACCGGCGCCGCCGTCGAGATCGGCACCGGAGCACCGGTCCCCGCCAACGCCGACGCTGTCCTGCCGTACGAGCACAGCCACTGCGACGGGCCGACCGTGACCGGCACGATCGGCCGCCAACGCCACATCCGCCGCACCGGCGACGACACCCGGCCCGGTGATCTGATCGTGCCCGCCGGCCGGATCGTCACCGCCACGATCGCCGCAGCCGCCGTCCAGGCCGGTACCGAAGACGTGCTCACCCACCAGCCGCCGACGGTCACCCTGCTCGTCACCGGAGACGAGATCATCGCCGCCGGCACGCCCGGTCCCGGCCAGGTCCGCGACAGCTTCACCGGGCTGGTCCACGCCATCACGCACCGGGCCGGCGGCCTGCTGAGCGCCAGCAGTCTCCTGCGTGACGACCCGGCACTGCTGCACACCGCGCTCGACGACGCGGACACCGACGTGGTCGTGGTCAGCGGCTCCTCCTCGGCCGGCGCCGCTGACCACCTGCACACCGTGCTGAACACCGAGAAGGCGACCTGGCACGTACGGTCGGTCGCCTGCCGCCCCGGCCACCCGCAGGCCCTGGCCTGCCTACCGGACGGACGCTTCGTGATCAGCCTGCCCGGCAATCCACACGCCGGCCTGGTGGCCGCCCTCACCCTGCTCGAACCGCTGCTGCGCACCCTCAGCGGACGGCCCGTCGGCCCGTTGCCCACCACGGAGGTGACCGGCACCGCGACACCGGTGCCCGGCGGCGTACGCATCGTCCCCGTCCGCATCGACGGCGCCACGGCAAGGATCATCGCCGGCACGGGTTCCGCCGGGCTGCGTGCCGCCGCGGCAGCCGACGCACTCGCCGTACTACCGCCACGCTGGACCTCCGGTGACCGGGCAGCCACCCTGACCCCCGCCTGA
- a CDS encoding TetR/AcrR family transcriptional regulator, with amino-acid sequence MTTAATGLRARRRQELLAAIRAAALEELRRAGAAGLSLRAVAREVGIAVSALYRYFPSRDELLTDLIVAAFDEHADAVETGGAHDDMGEALRGACHAYRAWAVAHPAEFGLAYGTPVPGYVAPPQDTAHAGSRIGRFTLELFARAHAGGHLDPDTLHRRAARLSTGTAEQLEAWSMRHGRRVPTEVLAVWLDLFVRLHGLVSMEVFGLLRPITPDAATYAAEVIDTELAALLQPRR; translated from the coding sequence ATGACGACCGCTGCCACCGGCCTGCGGGCCCGCCGCCGACAGGAGTTGCTCGCTGCCATCCGGGCCGCTGCCCTCGAGGAACTACGTCGCGCCGGCGCTGCCGGCCTGTCCCTGCGTGCTGTCGCCCGCGAGGTCGGAATCGCCGTTTCCGCCCTCTACCGCTACTTCCCGAGTCGCGACGAGCTGCTGACCGACCTCATCGTCGCCGCATTCGACGAGCACGCCGACGCCGTCGAAACCGGCGGTGCGCACGATGACATGGGGGAGGCGCTGCGTGGGGCCTGCCACGCGTACCGGGCATGGGCGGTGGCCCACCCAGCCGAGTTCGGGCTCGCTTACGGCACACCCGTCCCCGGCTACGTCGCGCCGCCGCAAGACACTGCGCATGCCGGTAGCCGCATCGGCCGGTTCACCCTCGAGCTGTTCGCCCGCGCCCACGCCGGAGGCCACCTCGACCCCGACACCCTGCACCGACGCGCAGCCCGCCTATCGACGGGCACCGCCGAACAACTCGAGGCGTGGTCCATGCGGCACGGACGACGTGTGCCGACAGAGGTCCTCGCCGTCTGGCTCGACCTGTTCGTCCGACTCCACGGTCTGGTGTCCATGGAGGTGTTCGGTCTGCTACGCCCGATCACCCCGGACGCTGCCACCTACGCCGCCGAAGTCATCGACACCGAACTCGCCGCCCTGCTCCAACCCCGACGCTGA
- a CDS encoding nitrate reductase subunit alpha → MPDAAQHPTTDHVPGAAPLLAARRFLTRETVGDHGRTLHRVDDSEWDAFYRDRWRYDKVVRSTHGVNCTGSCSWNVFVKDGLITWEHQATDYPTTGPDSPDYEPRGCPRGASFSWYEYSPSRVRHPYLRGVLAEMFREARQRLGDPVAAWAEIVETPLKAQAYKSQRGRGGFVRASWEEAIELMAAAHVYTVKKYGPDRVVGFSPIPAMSMASFAAGTRYHALLGGTLLSFYDWYADLPIASPQIWGDQTDVPEAGDWWNATYLMMWGSNIPVTRTPDAHFLAEARYKGTKVVAVSPDYADNVKFADDWLAPHPGTDGALAMAMGHVILTEFFRDREVPYFTDYVRRYTDLPFLVTIVDGKADRFLTAADLGEADGEHKTVLIDSRTGELIVPHGSLGHRYGEPGTWNLDLGGVVPALGVDSDEAAEIEMARFDIGDTEGGTTIRRGVPVRRIGEHLVTTVFDLVMATYGVKRGDLPGEWPTGYDDADSPNTPAWQEKITGVDATLAARIGREFARNAERSNGRSMIVLGAGANQWFHSDMTYRAFISLVTLTGCQGVNGGGWAHYVGQEKARPITGQQHMSFAFDWQRPMRHQASTPFWYLHTDQWRYERIPADELSSPLGTGRFAGMAFADTVAAAQRMGWSPGHPFFNRNPLDLATDAAEAGKPVQQYVVESLTDGSLKPVAEDPDDPANFPRCLTLWRANLLGSSGKGNEYFMRHLLGVDGTATATECGPGERPRDVTWRDDAPVGKLDLLTALDFRMTNTGLHSDLVLPAATWYEKHDISTTDMHPFVHAFSPAVEPPGDAHTDYDTFLALADKVSELAVTHLGTRIDVLAAPLQHDTPDELAMPSGRVRDWKFGECDPVPGRTMPKLIEIERDYTLIGAKMRTVGPLMDKLGTTTKAITVDVTTEVDYLKHQNGVIDGRPSLATADRMCEAILSFSGTTNGRVAHAGFEELEKRTGQKFTDLIEGHETDRVTYSQTQQAPQPVFTSPEWSGSEKGGRRYSPFTINVERLKPWHTITGRQHFFIEHDWVAELGEQLPAFRPPLNMARHFGKPGDAVDGGVTVRFLTPHAKWSIHSMYHDNELMLALSRGGPVIWMSVQDAAKIGVRDNDWVEAHNRNGVVVARAVVSHRMPEGTVFQYHSPERTVNVPKAEKSGKRGGYHNSMTRLLIKPTHLAGGHAQLTYAFNYYGPIGSQRDEITVIRRRTQEVQY, encoded by the coding sequence ATGCCGGACGCCGCACAGCACCCCACGACCGATCATGTCCCCGGCGCGGCGCCACTGCTCGCCGCCCGGCGTTTCCTCACCCGTGAGACGGTCGGCGACCACGGCCGCACCCTGCACCGGGTCGACGACAGTGAGTGGGACGCGTTCTACCGCGACCGCTGGCGCTACGACAAGGTCGTCCGGTCCACCCACGGTGTCAACTGCACCGGCTCCTGCTCGTGGAACGTGTTCGTCAAGGACGGGCTGATCACCTGGGAGCATCAGGCCACCGACTATCCGACGACCGGGCCGGACTCACCCGACTACGAACCGCGGGGCTGCCCGCGAGGGGCGAGTTTCTCCTGGTACGAGTACTCGCCGTCGCGTGTGCGTCACCCGTACCTGCGTGGTGTTCTGGCCGAGATGTTCCGGGAGGCGCGGCAGCGCCTGGGTGACCCGGTGGCCGCGTGGGCCGAGATCGTCGAGACGCCGCTGAAGGCACAGGCCTACAAGTCGCAGCGGGGTCGCGGCGGTTTCGTGCGGGCCTCCTGGGAGGAGGCGATCGAGCTGATGGCGGCCGCACACGTCTACACCGTCAAGAAGTACGGCCCTGACCGGGTGGTCGGTTTCTCGCCGATCCCGGCGATGTCGATGGCGTCGTTCGCGGCCGGCACCCGCTATCACGCGCTGCTCGGCGGCACCCTGCTCAGCTTCTACGACTGGTACGCGGACCTGCCGATCGCGTCCCCGCAGATCTGGGGCGACCAGACCGACGTGCCCGAGGCCGGCGACTGGTGGAACGCCACCTACCTGATGATGTGGGGTTCGAACATCCCGGTCACGCGTACGCCGGACGCGCACTTCCTGGCTGAGGCCCGGTACAAGGGCACCAAGGTCGTCGCGGTCAGCCCGGACTACGCGGACAACGTGAAGTTCGCCGACGACTGGCTGGCCCCGCATCCGGGCACCGACGGGGCGCTGGCGATGGCGATGGGCCACGTGATCCTGACCGAGTTCTTCCGCGACCGTGAGGTCCCGTACTTCACCGACTATGTTCGCAGATACACCGATCTGCCGTTTCTGGTGACGATCGTGGACGGCAAGGCCGACCGGTTCCTCACCGCCGCCGACCTGGGCGAAGCCGACGGTGAACACAAGACCGTCCTGATCGACTCCCGCACCGGCGAGTTGATCGTTCCCCACGGATCCCTGGGCCACCGTTACGGCGAACCCGGAACGTGGAACCTCGACCTGGGCGGCGTGGTCCCCGCCCTGGGTGTCGACAGCGACGAGGCGGCCGAGATCGAGATGGCACGCTTCGACATCGGCGACACCGAGGGCGGCACCACCATCCGCCGCGGCGTCCCGGTCCGCCGCATCGGCGAACACCTGGTCACCACCGTCTTCGACCTGGTCATGGCGACGTACGGGGTGAAACGCGGCGACCTGCCCGGCGAATGGCCGACCGGCTACGACGACGCGGACTCCCCGAACACCCCGGCCTGGCAGGAGAAGATCACCGGCGTCGACGCGACGCTGGCGGCCCGGATCGGCCGGGAGTTCGCCCGCAACGCCGAGCGCAGCAACGGCCGCTCGATGATCGTCCTCGGTGCCGGCGCGAACCAGTGGTTCCACTCCGACATGACCTACCGGGCGTTCATCTCCCTGGTCACGCTGACCGGCTGCCAGGGGGTGAACGGCGGTGGCTGGGCGCACTACGTCGGCCAGGAGAAGGCCCGCCCGATCACCGGCCAGCAGCACATGAGTTTCGCCTTCGACTGGCAGCGGCCGATGCGGCATCAGGCGTCGACGCCGTTCTGGTACCTGCACACCGACCAGTGGCGCTACGAACGGATCCCGGCCGACGAGCTGTCGTCGCCGCTGGGCACCGGCCGGTTCGCGGGGATGGCGTTCGCCGACACGGTCGCGGCGGCCCAGCGGATGGGCTGGAGCCCGGGCCACCCGTTCTTCAACCGCAATCCGCTCGACCTGGCGACCGACGCCGCCGAGGCCGGCAAACCGGTGCAGCAGTACGTCGTCGAGTCGCTCACGGACGGCTCGTTGAAACCGGTGGCCGAGGATCCGGACGACCCGGCGAACTTCCCGCGCTGCCTCACCCTGTGGCGGGCCAACCTGCTCGGCTCCTCCGGCAAGGGCAACGAGTACTTCATGCGTCATCTACTCGGCGTCGACGGCACCGCGACCGCCACCGAGTGCGGCCCCGGCGAGCGCCCCCGCGACGTGACCTGGCGCGACGACGCGCCGGTCGGCAAACTCGACCTGCTGACCGCTTTGGACTTCCGGATGACCAACACCGGCCTGCACTCCGACCTGGTCCTGCCGGCCGCGACCTGGTACGAGAAGCACGACATCTCGACCACCGACATGCATCCGTTCGTGCACGCGTTCAGCCCCGCCGTCGAGCCGCCCGGTGACGCGCACACTGACTACGACACGTTCCTGGCCCTGGCCGACAAGGTCAGTGAACTCGCCGTCACCCACCTGGGCACCCGCATCGACGTGCTGGCCGCGCCGCTGCAGCATGACACCCCGGACGAACTGGCGATGCCGAGCGGCCGGGTCCGGGACTGGAAGTTCGGCGAGTGCGACCCGGTCCCGGGCAGGACCATGCCGAAGCTGATCGAGATCGAGCGCGACTACACCCTGATCGGGGCGAAGATGCGCACGGTCGGCCCGCTGATGGACAAGCTCGGCACCACCACGAAGGCGATCACCGTCGACGTGACGACCGAGGTCGACTACCTCAAGCACCAGAACGGGGTGATCGACGGCCGTCCGTCACTGGCCACCGCCGACCGGATGTGCGAGGCGATCCTCAGCTTCTCCGGCACCACCAACGGGCGGGTCGCCCACGCGGGTTTCGAGGAGCTGGAGAAGCGCACCGGCCAGAAGTTCACCGACCTGATCGAGGGCCACGAGACCGATCGGGTCACCTACTCGCAGACGCAGCAAGCACCGCAGCCGGTGTTCACCAGCCCGGAGTGGTCCGGTTCGGAGAAGGGCGGCCGCCGCTACTCCCCGTTCACGATCAACGTCGAGCGCCTCAAGCCGTGGCACACGATCACCGGCCGCCAGCACTTCTTCATCGAGCACGACTGGGTGGCCGAACTCGGCGAGCAACTGCCGGCGTTCCGGCCGCCGCTGAACATGGCCCGGCACTTCGGCAAGCCCGGCGACGCCGTCGACGGGGGAGTGACGGTACGGTTCCTGACCCCGCACGCCAAATGGTCGATCCACTCGATGTACCACGACAACGAGCTCATGCTGGCGCTGTCGCGGGGCGGCCCGGTGATCTGGATGAGCGTCCAGGACGCCGCCAAGATCGGGGTCCGCGACAACGACTGGGTCGAGGCCCACAACCGCAACGGCGTCGTCGTGGCCCGCGCCGTGGTCTCCCACCGGATGCCCGAGGGCACCGTCTTCCAGTACCACTCGCCGGAACGCACGGTGAACGTCCCCAAGGCCGAGAAGTCCGGTAAACGCGGCGGCTACCACAACTCGATGACCCGGCTGCTGATCAAACCGACCCACCTGGCCGGCGGGCACGCCCAGCTCACCTACGCCTTCAACTACTACGGCCCGATCGGCAGCCAGCGCGACGAGATCACCGTGATCCGCCGCCGTACGCAGGAGGTGCAGTACTGA
- a CDS encoding DUF6457 domain-containing protein, with protein sequence MTMAESQEWLTDAAGALGVPPLSAEQIEVLLDVVRVVAHGVARPAGPLAAYLAGVAVGRGANPATVPAVLAALVTGDEL encoded by the coding sequence ATGACCATGGCCGAGTCGCAGGAGTGGCTGACCGACGCTGCCGGGGCGCTTGGCGTGCCACCGCTGTCAGCGGAGCAGATCGAGGTGCTACTCGACGTGGTTCGCGTGGTGGCGCATGGTGTGGCCCGGCCGGCCGGGCCGCTTGCCGCCTATCTGGCCGGTGTCGCGGTCGGGCGTGGGGCCAATCCCGCAACCGTCCCGGCCGTGCTGGCGGCCCTGGTGACCGGGGACGAGCTGTGA
- a CDS encoding cupin domain-containing protein — MSTSSLSALAAEHLEVARTSPSGRSAHTVVGGHTRTLRQTLIALLGGQTLDEHENPGEATVHVLSGRVRLTTRDTFWDGETGDLIVVPDARHTLSAVEDAAVLLTVAKLP; from the coding sequence ATGTCCACGTCATCACTGTCGGCCCTCGCCGCCGAACATCTTGAGGTAGCCCGGACCTCACCGAGCGGCCGTAGCGCCCACACCGTCGTCGGCGGGCACACCCGCACACTGCGCCAGACCCTGATCGCGTTGCTCGGTGGCCAGACTCTCGACGAACACGAGAATCCCGGTGAAGCCACCGTCCACGTGCTGTCCGGGCGAGTGCGTCTGACCACCCGGGACACGTTCTGGGACGGCGAGACCGGGGATCTGATCGTCGTGCCCGACGCCCGGCACACCCTGTCGGCTGTCGAGGACGCCGCAGTCCTGCTGACCGTCGCGAAGCTCCCGTAA
- a CDS encoding helix-turn-helix transcriptional regulator, whose protein sequence is MPTGPSGETIDTPRHRALGSDSRVTILRAVRAADGGLTAADVAAGTGQHLSTTRTHLERLVEAGLLVKARASGGLPGRPAWRYRATGDGPVPAPYRSLTVALLEHLAPVGGDVREAAGRIGQDWGRHLAAADPDGDDPIAAVTRVLDGLGFDPAVQPDPGDGRTRVHLHTCPFLDLVGQNPDAMCGLHAGVIRGVLEQRGAPAGETILEPFGAPTACVVHLPRLAPADPDGTR, encoded by the coding sequence ATGCCGACAGGGCCGAGTGGCGAGACGATCGACACGCCCCGCCACCGGGCACTGGGATCGGACAGCCGCGTGACGATCCTGCGGGCGGTCCGCGCCGCCGACGGCGGGCTGACCGCCGCCGATGTGGCCGCCGGCACCGGCCAGCACCTGTCGACCACCCGCACTCACCTGGAGCGGCTCGTCGAGGCGGGGCTGCTGGTCAAAGCCCGAGCCAGTGGCGGGTTGCCCGGCCGGCCCGCCTGGCGTTATCGGGCGACCGGCGACGGCCCGGTCCCGGCGCCGTACCGGTCGTTGACCGTCGCGCTGCTGGAGCATCTGGCGCCGGTGGGCGGCGACGTGCGCGAGGCCGCCGGTCGGATCGGCCAGGACTGGGGACGCCACCTGGCCGCCGCCGACCCCGACGGCGACGACCCGATCGCCGCGGTGACCAGAGTCCTCGACGGTCTCGGGTTCGACCCGGCCGTCCAGCCGGACCCCGGCGACGGGCGCACCCGGGTCCATCTGCACACCTGCCCGTTCCTGGACCTGGTCGGGCAGAATCCGGACGCGATGTGCGGGCTGCACGCCGGCGTCATCCGAGGCGTCCTCGAACAGCGGGGCGCGCCCGCCGGCGAGACGATCCTGGAGCCCTTCGGAGCCCCGACAGCCTGTGTCGTGCACCTGCCGCGGCTCGCACCCGCCGACCCCGACGGCACACGGTGA
- a CDS encoding multicopper oxidase domain-containing protein, whose product MTHPAPQPATGGPRHLGGFATGLALVLTAVLVGTAAQRITTTNPTPVSAAGVTATGHTTTVAVTADGMRFHPDHITVPAGDRLVIDLTNRDHRRHDLVLATGATTGSIGPGAGTSLDAGIIGSTVDGWCSLPGHRQAGMTLTITTTGSPDTPGEHSTGHTTGDAPAVAPSLDAMATPAAGFTARDAAAPATPTARVHRLDLHVQEVQREIAPGVTQQLWTFNGTAPGPVLRGRVGDTFEITLINDGSLDHGIDFHAGALAPDQPMRPINPGERLIYRFTATAAGIWMYHCSTMPMLHHIGNGMYGAVIIDPPGLPAVDHEYVLVQSEFYLGADGRSGDLAKMQTERPDAVVFNGYVNQYAHRPLTAALGDRIRIWVLNAGPNRASAFHVVGAHFDTVYREGQWQLRPDDPGAAQVLDLAPAGGGFVETVLSEPGHYPFVSHIMVDAERGARGLITVH is encoded by the coding sequence GTGACCCATCCCGCACCACAGCCGGCGACCGGCGGGCCACGCCACCTCGGCGGATTCGCCACCGGCCTGGCCCTCGTCCTGACCGCCGTCCTGGTCGGCACGGCCGCCCAGCGCATCACCACCACGAACCCCACCCCGGTATCCGCCGCCGGGGTCACCGCGACCGGGCACACCACGACGGTGGCCGTCACCGCCGACGGGATGCGTTTCCACCCGGACCACATCACCGTTCCGGCCGGAGACCGTCTGGTCATCGATCTGACCAACCGTGACCACCGGCGCCACGACCTCGTCCTGGCCACCGGCGCCACGACCGGCAGCATCGGCCCCGGCGCCGGCACCAGCCTCGACGCCGGCATCATCGGCAGCACCGTCGACGGCTGGTGCTCCCTGCCCGGACACCGGCAGGCAGGCATGACACTCACCATCACCACCACCGGATCACCGGACACCCCCGGTGAGCACAGCACCGGCCACACCACCGGCGACGCGCCCGCCGTAGCACCGTCGCTCGACGCGATGGCCACCCCGGCCGCCGGGTTCACCGCCCGCGACGCCGCCGCACCGGCGACTCCCACCGCCCGGGTGCACCGGCTCGACCTGCACGTCCAAGAGGTGCAGCGGGAGATCGCACCCGGGGTGACCCAGCAGCTGTGGACGTTCAACGGCACCGCCCCCGGCCCGGTGCTGCGCGGGCGTGTCGGCGACACCTTCGAGATCACCCTGATCAACGACGGCAGCCTCGACCACGGCATCGACTTCCACGCCGGCGCTCTCGCCCCCGACCAGCCGATGCGTCCCATCAACCCCGGCGAACGCCTGATCTACCGGTTCACCGCCACCGCAGCCGGCATCTGGATGTACCACTGCTCGACCATGCCGATGCTGCACCACATCGGCAACGGCATGTACGGCGCGGTCATCATCGACCCACCCGGCCTGCCGGCCGTCGACCACGAATACGTCCTGGTCCAATCCGAGTTCTATCTCGGCGCCGACGGCCGGTCTGGCGACCTGGCCAAGATGCAGACCGAACGCCCTGACGCCGTCGTGTTCAACGGCTACGTCAACCAGTACGCCCACCGCCCCCTGACCGCCGCCCTCGGTGACCGGATCCGGATCTGGGTCCTCAACGCCGGCCCCAACCGCGCCAGCGCCTTCCACGTCGTCGGCGCCCACTTCGACACCGTCTACCGCGAAGGACAGTGGCAACTGCGCCCCGACGATCCCGGCGCCGCGCAAGTACTCGACCTGGCCCCGGCCGGCGGCGGATTTGTCGAAACGGTCCTGTCCGAGCCCGGCCACTACCCGTTCGTCAGCCACATCATGGTCGACGCCGAACGCGGTGCCCGCGGCCTCATCACAGTGCACTGA
- a CDS encoding YwiC-like family protein: MNPVTAGEETGSASRTSRAGDGSSRRSGSRRSAVRRYIPPQHGAWAMLLIPYSAGLLVAGFRWPDLPLLGAWLAGYLLSYFGLQAVKTRRPRRFGTQLLAYGTATAVFAVPLLIVRPGLLVFAPAFIALAAVNIGYAVRRNERALVNDFASVAQSCLMILMVAQVAGQPLAHVLLTFLLVLLYFTGTVLYVKTMIRERGVVAYRRLSIGYHLLALAVAASTGALPALVFALLLARAWLLPGRRLTPKQVGFLEIGASVLVLVAATI; encoded by the coding sequence ATGAACCCCGTCACCGCCGGTGAGGAAACCGGCTCTGCGAGCCGGACGTCGCGAGCCGGTGACGGATCGAGCCGTCGCAGCGGTTCTCGCCGTTCCGCCGTTCGCCGGTACATACCGCCTCAGCACGGTGCTTGGGCGATGCTGTTGATCCCCTACTCGGCGGGTCTGCTGGTGGCCGGGTTCCGGTGGCCCGACCTGCCTCTGCTCGGCGCGTGGCTGGCCGGCTATCTGCTGTCCTACTTCGGGTTGCAGGCGGTGAAGACCCGCCGGCCGCGCCGATTCGGTACACAGCTACTGGCCTACGGCACGGCCACCGCGGTGTTCGCCGTTCCGCTGCTGATCGTCCGTCCCGGGCTGCTGGTGTTCGCGCCGGCATTCATCGCGCTCGCCGCCGTGAACATCGGTTATGCCGTACGCCGTAACGAGCGGGCGCTGGTCAACGACTTCGCCTCAGTCGCGCAGAGCTGTCTCATGATCTTGATGGTGGCGCAGGTGGCCGGGCAGCCACTCGCCCACGTGTTGCTTACGTTCCTGCTGGTGCTGCTCTACTTCACCGGTACGGTGCTCTACGTCAAGACGATGATCCGCGAACGCGGGGTCGTCGCGTACCGCCGGCTCTCGATCGGCTATCACCTGCTCGCGCTGGCGGTAGCAGCCTCGACCGGGGCACTGCCCGCGCTGGTCTTCGCCCTGCTGCTGGCGCGTGCGTGGCTGCTGCCCGGCCGCAGGCTCACGCCGAAGCAGGTCGGCTTCCTGGAGATCGGTGCGAGCGTCCTCGTCCTGGTGGCGGCCACCATATGA